One Trichoderma asperellum chromosome 5, complete sequence genomic region harbors:
- a CDS encoding uncharacterized protein (EggNog:ENOG41) — MVWPAPKLIEPPPNVATPSSSLVPHRRLSIGRLHRTASPVRVSSNNNSDSSASSSSQRDWQHHRQQQWLDLIPYDPPTPSPPLAQHQYESTQQSSSSSMPSTAIPPGYNQMPGSYYSDFEVGSPSSEEEDMFRLVHGHSPSTTNPFDSPLELQQEPRIHPFTAIPSAQPRSSFHSSSSPPPFTNMSTYSTQAATSLPSPPTSQLERPESPLSVADSQPTLRQGVSRALSPPMSPIPRPQNRASGGSSSRYARSPEDVDAQALNAVVDGIGRMQVNMNLDPAGRWRIARRPGAPC; from the coding sequence ATGGTCTGGCCCGCGCCAAAACTCATTGAACCACCACCAAATGTAGCAACTCCGTCGTCTTCGCTTGTACCGCATCGTCGTTTGTCTATTGGCCGTCTGCATCGCACTGCGTCTCCTGTTCGCGTTTCTTCCAACAATAACTCcgattcttctgcttcgtctTCCAGCCAACGAGACTGGCAAcatcaccgccagcagcagtggctggATCTCATCCCCTACGATCCTCCTactccttctcctccgctTGCACAGCATCAGTATGAATCTACTcagcaatcttcttcttcctcaatgCCTTCAACCGCCATCCCTCCCGGCTACAACCAAATGCCAGGGTCTTACTACTCCGACTTCGAAGTTGGCTCCCCGTCttccgaggaagaagacatgTTCCGTCTCGTTCATGGTCACTCGCCATCCACCACCAACCCTTTTGACTCGCCACTCGAATTACAGCAAGAACCTCGCATCCACCCCTTTACAGCCATCCCTTCAGCTCAACCTCGCTCCAGCTTTCactcgtcgtcttctccacCCCCATTCACCAACATGTCCACATACTCTACCCAAGCCGCAACTTCTCTCCCCTCACCACCAACCTCCCAACTCGAACGACCTGAATCCCCCCTCTCCGTCGCCGACTCTCAGCCTACCCTCCGTCAGGGCGTTTCTCGGGCATTGTCTCCACCTATGAGTCCCATACCAAGACCCCAAAACAGAGCcagtggcggcagcagcagcagatatGCTCGGAGTCCAGAGGATGTCGATGCTCAGGCGCTCAACGCGGTTGTGGATGGTATTGGGAGAATGCAAGTCAATATGAATCTGGACCCGGCAGGGAGGTGGAGGATTGCACGGCGGCCTGGCGCTCCTTGTTAG
- a CDS encoding uncharacterized protein (EggNog:ENOG41), whose amino-acid sequence MYKPVDIPDMVRLTRESVLRLPPEYAPFPLVLPTSIRASAHYIAQNANTRGLFRIPGSEKVVKSLVEYYYCHGYYSTVVSGVCRSTLPTHIPYTIHDVASTFKRFLSLMPGGILGSLPLFEIFVEIHSRLNGPSELSSTNRDKVRARLIALAIETIESRLRRPLICAVFGLLNLIGRIAELSPDCDGRSVPANHQLMDYKALGICFGPLLIGNPCERNTMKSATSTSGLLPFSLSSKRHRRQMLKMNKESKAGFSEVKNVMLAGSVAEMLITYWRDVVHEMNDLNTSARHALSSLRMSSSVSEPCITSLLVDSDVSTVADSEDRVDQDDSPEPRTPTTAPRRERSWQSSRASGRELSTNLAYIHLSPTLEQGSLEKACSSPEFFPTVPAGANTQPAATSGRKATPVSCSLSRSGAIRRMGSTPLTHSCSFQETTGLSAEDAPDGFTQSMSMGAIPPRISSRDSRHFGVSTMSPTFEAESKNMNNDQTTFVTVREEPVEEPIHPTVRSPLSERLRERGGAFKNLLTRKQPNRPFTLQSRPLEREASMSRRQYRLLPPLFSDEELAGDYDLLGTEERPRYLVDLAKNHPPIEQDQGNNETRLPKLISRGNMRK is encoded by the coding sequence ATGTACAAGCCAGTTGATATTCCAGACATGGTACGGCTGACTAGGGAAAGCGTGCTACGTCTGCCTCCGGAGTACGCCCCCTTCCCGTTGGTCTTACCGACGAGCATACGTGCCAGTGCACATTATATTGCTCAGAATGCCAATACCCGGGGTCTATTTCGAATACCCGGCTCCGAAAAGGTCGTCAAATCTCTCGTGGAGTACTACTATTGCCACGGCTACTATAGCACTGTTGTGTCTGGAGTCTGCCGCTCTACCTTGCCGACCCACATTCCATACACAATCCACGATGTGGCTTCCACGTTCAAGCGCTTCCTATCCCTCATGCCAGGAGGCATCTTGGGATCTTTACCACTGTTTGAAATCTTTGTCGAAATCCATTCCCGGCTAAATGGCCCATCTGAGCTTTCAAGCACTAACCGCGACAAGGTTCGTGCACGACTTATAGCACTCGCCATTGAAACCATCGAGTCACGGCTTCGGCGGCCTCTAATTTGCGCTGTCTTTGGCTTGCTGAATTTGATCGGAAGAATTGCTGAACTATCGCCAGACTGTGACGGCCGGTCTGTCCCGGCTAATCATCAACTCATGGATTATAAAGCTCTTGGAATTTGTTTCGGCCCGCTGCTAATTGGGAATCCTTGCGAGCGCAATACGATGAAGTCGGCCACTTCAACCTCCGGCCTGCTTCCTTTTTCATTGTCTTCAAAGCGGCATCGTCGACAAATGCTGAAAATGAACAAAGAATCCAAAGCTGGATTCTCAGAAGTGAAGAATGTCATGCTTGCAGGTAGTGTTGCCGAGATGCTTATTACTTATTGGCGAGACGTGGTTCATGAGATGAATGACTTGAATACAAGTGCTCGCCATGCTTTGTCATCACTACGGATGTCTTCATCCGTTTCTGAACCATGCATAACTAGCCTTCTTGTGGATTCGGATGTTTCTACTGTAGCAGATTCTGAAGATCGAGTCGATCAAGACGACAGCCCTGAGCCGAGAACTCCTACGACAGCGCCCAGGAGGGAAAGATCATGGCAGTCAAGCCGAGCAAGTGGCAGAGAATTATCTACCAATCTGGCCTACATACACTTGAGCCCAACTTTGGAACAGGGCAGTCTGGAAAAAGCTTGTTCTAGCCCTGAATTTTTTCCTACAGTACCTGCTGGTGCAAATACTCAGCCAGCTGCGACGAGTGGCCGGAAGGCTACCCCGGTTTCTTGCTCATTGTCTCGCTCAGGCGCCATCCGACGAATGGGTAGTACTCCTCTGACACATTCGTGCAGCTTTCAAGAGACTACTGGGCTATCAGCTGAAGATGCTCCCGATGGCTTTACTCAGAGTATGTCCATGGGTGCTATCCCTCCGCGCATATCTTCCCGTGACAGCCGCCATTTTGGGGTCTCCACAATGTCGCCGACGTTTGAAGCTGAATCGAAAAATATGAATAATGACCAAACAACGTTTGTAACTGTACGCGAGGAGCCTGTTGAGGAACCAATTCACCCAACCGTTAGATCTCCTTTGTCGGAGAGGCTGCGCGAAAGAGGAGGTGCGTTTAAGAATCTGCTTACTCGCAAGCAGCCAAACCGCCCTTTTACTTTACAATCTCGGCCATTGGAGCGTGAAGCTTCCATGAGTCGTCGTCAGTATCGTCTCCTGCCACCACTTTTTTCAGATGAGGAATTGGCTGGTGACTATGACCTGCTAGGTACCGAAGAACGACCTCGGTACCTGGTAGACTTGGCTAAAAATCATCCTCCCATTGAACAAGACCAGGGGAATAACGAAACCAGATTACCGAAATTGATCTCTAGGGGCAATATGCGCAAATAG
- a CDS encoding uncharacterized protein (BUSCO:EOG092D2RP6) — protein MEGNAEAVSAQLPAAQRPVAAATIPAPAAADSDSGSGSGKGDRALAEAAEAAEAAAVVVVAAAAAPSESASGPGNDSESNSNSNNNNNNSRFAAASTAGIASASAASAPAPPSASASASPPAPAAAASTVAAPRPEPEPKSASASGLASSPSPASASASRNSPDAGCDEADSASSSATTPAPGLKQQRPTSIALPPFVAPSSYLRSSSLSGGVMADAPDPKPQSLSPLDKEQRQGLIAIRDFLRKRTSYDVLPLSFRLIVLDTDLLIKKSLNILIQNSIVSAPLWDSHASRFAGILTATDYINVIQYHCQFPDEMNKLDQFRLSSLRDIEKAIGATPIESVSVHPSRPLYEALRRMLKTRARRIPLVDVDDETGRETVVSVITQYRILKFIAVNNEHNTILLKKTLRELHLGTYTDIAVARMASTVLEVIDLMVNRNISCVPIVDSENRVLNAFEAVDVIPCIKGGAYDDLNGTVGEALCKRPEDNPGIFTCSEDDRLDSIFDTIRKSRVHRLIVVDDENKLKGVISLSDILKYVLLHDEDETAES, from the exons ATGGAGGGAAATGCAGAGGCCGTTAGCGCTCAGCTGCCGGCGGCGCAGCggccagtagcagcagcaacaatcCCCGcaccggctgctgctgatagcGATAGCGGGAGTGGCAGTGGGAAGGGCGATCGAGCTTTGGcagaagcagctgaagccgcagaagcagcagcagtagtagtagtagcagcagcagcagcgccatctgAATCTGCATCTGGGCCAGGCAACGACAGCgaaagcaacagcaacagcaacaacaacaacaacaacagccgGTTTGCTGCAGCGTCGACAGCCGGaatagcatcagcatcagcagcatcagcgccGGCACCGCCCTCtgcatcggcatcggcatcaccgccagcacCAGCTGCGGCCGCATCAACCGTCGCCGCGCCCAGACCCGAGCCGGAGCCCaaatctgcatctgcatctggcctcgcatcatcaccatcgcctgcatctgcatctgcgtcCCGCAACAGCCCCGACGCCGGCTGCGACGAGGCTGAttccgcctcttcctctgcgacGACTCCCGCGCCGGGCctcaagcagcagcgcccGACCAGCATCGCCTTGCCGCCCTTTGTCGCCCCGTCGTCGTATCTGcgctccagctccctctCTGGCGGCGTCATGGCCGATGCGCCAGACCCCAAACCGCAATCGCTGAGTCCTCTCGACAAGGAGCAACGACAAGGCCTG aTAGCAATCCGAGACTTCCTCCGCAAGCGCACCAGCTACGATGTGCTTCCGCTGTCGTTCCGCCTCATTGTGCTCGACACCGATCTGCTGATCAAGAAGAGCCTCAACATCCTGATCCAGAACT CCATTGTATCTGCCCCTCTATGGGACTCGCACGCCTCGCGGTTCGCCGGCATCTTGACCGCGACTGATTATATCAATGTGATTCAGTATCACTGCCAGTTCCCCGACGAGATGAACAAATTGGACCAATTCCGCCTGAGCAGCTTACGAG ACATTGAAAAAGCAATTGGAGCAACCCCCATTGAATCTGTTTCTGTCCATCCTTCGAGACCGCTCTACGAAGCTCTTCGACGCATGCTCAAGACCCGCGCACGAAGAATTCCCCTTGTCGACGTTGATGACGAGACTGGGAGAGAGACTGTCGTCTCTGTCATTACCCAGTATCGAATCCTCAAATTCATCGCGGTCAATAACGAGCACAATACCATTCTACTCAAGAAGACGCTTCGCGAGCTTCATCTAGGGACATACACAGACATCGCCGTTGCGCGCATGGCATCCACAGTTCTCGAGGTTATTGACCTCATGGTCAACAGGAATATTAGCTGCGTGCCCATCGTTGACTCCGAAAATAGAGTCCTCAACGCATTCGAGGCTGTGGATGTCATTCCCTGCATCAAAGGAGGGGCTTACGACGACCTGAATGGGACTGTGGGCGAGGCGTTGTGCAAAAGACCGGAAGACAACCCAGGCATCTTCACGTGCAGCGAAGACGATAGGCTGGATTCTATTTTTGACACTATTCGCAAGAGCCGCGTACACAGGCTAATCGTTGTGGATGACGAAAATAAGCTCAAGGGCGTTATTTCACTTTCCGATATCCTCAAGTACGTATTGCTtcacgacgaagacgagacCGCTGAGTCATAA
- a CDS encoding uncharacterized protein (EggNog:ENOG41) — translation MFEGQYDSSPPLTRKTWTGAESNDVADWVEGNGQDRPTSLFIQNSPPKSLRSATTLHTHAEAPGDTETGGVAGGKYSPSSNTWSMTPQKHDTQHSFSSNSSRQRDTSTVACEKGTQTNMTDDEAMPQSVSSSTQYSLADHLAVIGGGLVSRPSGSTTTTKIEDASLPSGEESSARMILLEAQVQQLKEYDMSALRKQLQDANSDLDKWKERALAAKRKARLFQKFTTRVRRLHGSLMIDSSRHSGCDESAVIEESDAEGSYLIHSVRFNKALEGIQRGGGGAHISADQEIRGVKDGDVVATKMLQSLYSDVSTMAGSSPGDSMTMATGDGEALLLQGMDGVASPKDDGEMTKFRLAFVELWMAVQELLRMEDEEAASSSQQSSTCFEHESFSED, via the coding sequence ATGTTTGAGGGCCAATACgattcttctcctcctttgaCTCGAAAGACTTGGACAGGCGCAGAGTCAAACGATGTTGCCGACTGGGTGGAAGGGAATGGTCAAGATAGGCCGACGTCTCTTTTCATACAGAACAGCCCTCCAAAATCTTTACGTTCGGCTACGACTCTGCATACCCACGCCGAAGCTCCTGGGGACACTGAGACGGGTGGGGTGGCGGGTGGAAAATACAGTCCATCTTCAAATACATGGTCAATGACTCCTCAGAAGCACGATACACAGCACTCATTCagtagcaacagcagcaggcagcGAGATACGTCTACAGTTGCATGTGAAAAGGGCACGCAAACCAATATGACTGATGATGAAGCAATGCCGCAGTCGGTATCCTCTTCTACACAATATAGCTTGGCGGATCACTTGGCCGTAATAGGGGGCGGACTAGTTTCACGTCCAAGCGgctctactactactactaaaaTAGAGGATGCATCTCTGCCGTCGGGTGAGGAGTCGTCGGCGAGGATGATACTGCTCGAGGCGCAAGTGCAGCAGTTGAAAGAATACGACATGTCAGCGCTGCGTAAACAGCTGCAAGACGCAAACAGTGACTTGGACAaatggaaagagagagcctTGGCCGCTAAGAGAAAGGCGAGGCTTTTTCAAAAGTTTACGACGAGGGTCAGACGCCTTCATGGCTCTCTCATGATTGATAGCTCACGGCACAGCGGATGTGACGAGTCGGCTGTTATAGAGGAGAGTGATGCGGAAGGATCCTATCTGATTCATAGCGTTCGGTTCAACAAGGCCCTTGAGGGTATtcagagaggaggaggaggagcccaTATCTCTGCGGACCAAGAGATCAGAGGTGTAAAAGACGGGGATGTCGTTGCGACGAAGATGTTGCAGAGTTTGTATTCCGACGTGAGTACGATGGCGGGTTCGTCACCTGGTGATTCTATGACCATGGCTACTGGTGACGGTGAAGCGCTACTACTACAGGGTATGGATGGTGTGGCGAGTCCCAAGGACGATGGGGAAATGACAAAGTTTCGGCTTGCGTTTGTGGAGCTGTGGATGGCTGTGCAAGAGTTGTTGCGGatggaggacgaggaggcggcgtcgtcgtctcAACAGTCGAGCACTTGTTTTGAGCATGAGAGTTTTTCAGAAGATTAG
- a CDS encoding uncharacterized protein (EggNog:ENOG41), translating to MEPQFRSSASQPLNRHPKHCLQRRACIRRNQGRPASINLVFAIPLDPDVQALLDVRPHDPNGCKWTTSSESLAFSSEADEDQVRAAFLDEYNSLAEQHGVRSIVAGDTTFDPSQWSEAWMAASNLSWSVRPIST from the exons ATGGAGCCCCAGTTCAGATCGTCGGCATCTCAGCCTCTAAACCGCCACCCAAAACACTGTTTGCAACGACGAGCCTGTATTCGACGGAACCAAGGACGACCAGCGTCTATCAACCTAGTATTCGCGATTCCTCTCGATCCAGACGTTCAAGCATTACTTGATGTACGTCCACACGACCCCAACGGCTGCAAATGGACAACAAGCAGTGAATCACTAGCCTTCTCTAGTGAAGCCGACGAGGACCAAGTTCGGGCGGCGTTTTTAGACGAATACAACAGTCTGGCAGAGCAG CATGGAGTAAGATCGATTGTCGCTGGTGACACTACCTTTGACCCTTCACAATGG TCAGAAGCATGGATGGCTGCATCGAATCTTTCATGGAGCGTCCGGCCAATTAGCACCTAA